Genomic DNA from Segatella copri:
ACAAATCTAAAAAACATATCACAGATAGAGACGAAAGACTTGCACTCATAAAAAATCTGAAAAGACAATATGAAGAAATCTTTGGGGCAGGGGCAGAAGTGGTTAAAGACCTGAATAAGAAGAAAATTGATTTGCGTAAATTCGTAACGCAAGGAATAAAATAAATATAACTGGGCAGAAGAGATTATGTCGTCTGACACCAGTAGAGAGTAATAAGTTCTTATAAATAACAACAACTTAACCAGTGTAAAAATGAAAGATACAACATGAAATTTAGGGAGACATTCCTCATACTGCTCTGCAGCTCAATGTCTCCGAAGTAAGGATTCACCCTGGAAAACTTCCAGGGGCCACCTCTTCTTTAAAATAGAGGAAGTAAATTTAGTCTATCTTAAAAGGTGAAGATATATGACTAAAATATTTTACGGATTGCCAATCTGGCTAGTGCAGACTGGACCGGTTAACATCGAGGTAGTTATTAACGTAGAATTCAGTGGCAACAGCAAAGTGGTTATTGATTCTGCTAGTTTCAAACAGTTAATGAATATGGAAGATGAGAATTAGAATAGATAAAATCGTCTTCCGTGATCAATCCAGAATGATTGTTGGTAAAGATGATGATCAGCAAAAGGAGAATGAAGAGAGTGAAGAGGAAGAGCCAGGAACGGGTTCTGCAGGAGCGAGAGACAGAGCTCCTACGGTCGACTTGAAAGTGGTGAATGACCAATCTAAACCAGGAAAAGATGAAGAACATACACCGTCTTGTTTTCTATTGGAAGGCAGGGTTGTTCCTGTTGAACTTTGCAATGACAGAGCAACCAAGATATTCCGACTACTTAGAAACGCTCAAATCCTGAATGATGATTTCAAGCCCGTCAACAAAATGCCGTGGTGGAAAAGAGGGGAACTTGCCGATATACTGGCAACGGAACTGAACATCCAGCACACCTGGAAAGTGTTCGGCGTTTTCTGGGATATGGATGCTGAAAGTTTGAGAGGCGGATTCAATAAAGCTAAGGATCATGCTTATAAATATGATTTTGATGAAGAAATCATGGATATTTTGAGATAATTTTTGGTACGATGTGGTACGACCGTACTTCATCGTACCATAGCAGTGTCGCAGAATCGCCGTACATTTGCCCCCGGAATTCAGAACCGATATGGTCTGGGTTTCGGGGGCTTTTGTGTATAGGCACATCAACCGTTGTGGGAGCGCCCAACTGTTTAAAAAGGAATTTATAAGATGAAAGCAATGAAACCTTTTTATTTTGTTCATCCGCAGTACGGAAAACTGAGGGTGGTGGTGATTGGAGGCAAAATCTATTACTGCCTGATGGACGTGAAGAACATCTTCAAGAAGTCGGTACAGAAACTCTATGAGACGATTGCTGACTCGGAGGGGGAACTGAAAAATCTGAACATCATGATGATGAAGGATATGAAAATCAAGTATAACCTCTTCTTCGAGAACCAGGAAATGGGGAAGGAGGAAGCGGAGGCTGAGAACGTGAATGCGGATATCAACTTCTGCGATGAACAGCTGGTGAAAGACCTTGTTGACAGGCGTGTTGCTGCCGAGAAGATTGCGGCAAAATGGGTAATAGGCTTCGTCAAGAGCAGACTGAATGATGCTGAGAATGCTTCGCTCTTCGAGGCGAACGGGGTCGACGAGATTTCGGATAACTCGCTGATTCTGCCTATCAATGTAAGCTATGGCTCAGGGTATATCATGATTAACAGCGAAGTGTTCGATTAATAAAAATATGGAGGTAAAATGGAGACAGTACATGTAGTGGCAATTAATCCTTATCGTAAGGGAAATAAAGGGAAAGTTTTTTCTTACAATATCGATACTTATGATAAGGTCATCGGATCGAAGGAAATCAAGAAGATGATTCAGCAGATTCGGGGTGAATTGCCGATTGACGGAGTGGATTTGAACGATGCGCAGGCGGTGAAGAAGGCACAGGAGAGGCTCAAGAGCGAGCTGCCTTTCTTCTGTCCGCACTACGGCATGTTCAAGAATAATGTGCGCAGACAGGAGAATGCCTTGCCGGAAAGCTTTCTCTTCCAGACGATTATCGATGTGGATGATAAGGAGTATGTGGAGAAGGCGATTGAGAAGGCGCGCAAGCTGAACTGCTCTTCGGGGATATGGAACGGCTCGTTGCTGCATCTCTGTTATAGCGCTAGAAAGAAGCTGCATATCGGGATTAGAATGCCGGTGGGGATGACCATCGAGGAGACGCAGAAGGCGTATTGTGAGGCACTGGGCGTGCCTTATGATGAGAGCTGCATCACACCTGAGAGGATGATTTTCCTGACGGATAAGGACTCGGAAATCTACCGGTCTAAAATGTGGTGCGCAGTGCTGCCGGAGAGCGAGGTACAGGCTCGCAGAAAGGCTTTTCTGGACCGTGGACTGACGGTTGACGGAAGGGGAGATGCAAAAGTTAATAGTTTACAGTTTACAGTTAATGGCAATAGCAATGACAATGTTCAAAACAATAGACTTTCGGGCAATCATGGCTCTGGTGAACTGGGAGAGGCCAGCGAGAAGAATCTGATAGCCTTTGATCTGTTCGTGCAGTCGGCTGGGCTTGAAGGAATGGCGATTGATACCGTCGGGTCTCGGCACTCTTCGCTCCTCGCCATTATGAGCGCAGGCGCTTCGAGGGTGATGAGTGAGGAGGAACTGATGAAGGTGGTGAGGACGAAAATGCCGAGCTACTATCAGGAGGATGACTGCCATCAGCTGATACATGATTTCTATGCGAAATATGCTGACAGCTGCAAGCCGATGTCGAGGGATGTGATAAGGGTGAATGCGCTGGCGGAGCAGAAGGCGAATGAAGTGAAGAGTGAAGAACGAAGAGTGAAAAATTCAAATGCAGATGGTAATTATACAGTTCAAAGTTCAAATCTCCAAGTTCAAAGTAGCGAGGAGGATTATCCGGAACCGCCAGCGATGCCGGAGAAACTGCCGAAACTGGTGGAACTGCTGATATCTCGGACACCGGAGGTTTATAAGCCGGCAGTGGCGCACGCTATCTTTCCACCGTTGGCTACTCACCTCTGGCAGACGAGCTTCCGATATATTGATAATGTAGTGCATGAGGCTACGCTTTCTACTTGCTTGCTTGCCGGTACGGGTGCAGGTAAATCGTCTGTGGATAAGCCGATTAGGTATATTATGGAGGATATCAGAAAGCGGGATGCGGAGAATCTGAAACGTGAGAAGGAATGGAAGGAGGAGGTGACGCGCAAGGGTGCCAACAAGGATAAGCGCAAACGACCGGATAATCTTGTTATCCAGGAGATTGATGCTGATATGACCAGTCCGGCATTCGTGATGCGAACCGCAGAGGCGCAGGGGCGTTTCCTCTATACTTCGCTTAACGAGCTGGACCAGTTTGATGCACTCCGGGGTAGCGGTAACCAGCAGTTCCGCATCATGTGCCTCGCCTTCGACCCCTTCAACCTCTTTGGCCAACAGCGCGTGGGCGTT
This window encodes:
- a CDS encoding spore coat protein, with product MKAMKPFYFVHPQYGKLRVVVIGGKIYYCLMDVKNIFKKSVQKLYETIADSEGELKNLNIMMMKDMKIKYNLFFENQEMGKEEAEAENVNADINFCDEQLVKDLVDRRVAAEKIAAKWVIGFVKSRLNDAENASLFEANGVDEISDNSLILPINVSYGSGYIMINSEVFD